One segment of Streptomyces sp. NBC_00576 DNA contains the following:
- a CDS encoding IucA/IucC family protein, which produces MSLTDATTHLSPERWEQANRLLIRKALAEFAHERLITPEPVGENGSDQNAGNQYVVLGDDGLTRYRFTAARHALDHWQVDADSISRHRDGAELPLSALDFFIELKKSLGLSDEVLPVYLEEISSTLSGTCYKLTKPQIPVAELARSGFQEIETGMTEGHPCFVANNGRLGFGVHEYLSYAPETASPVRLVWLAAHRSRAAFTAGVGIEYEAFLRAELGQETVVRFRTKLSDQGLDPTEYLFIPVHPWQWWNKLTVTFAAEIAQQHLVCLGEGDDEYLAQQSIRTFFNRSSPEKHYVKTALSVLNMGFMRGLSAAYMEATPAINDWLAQLIDNDPVLKSTGLSIIRERAAVGYRHLEYEAATDRYSPYRKMLAALWRESPVSSLSDGESLATMASLVHVDHEGRSFAAALIEQSGLTPKEWLRDYLRAYFTPLLHSFYAYDLVYMPHGENVILVLRDGTVQRAIYKDIAEEIAVMDPDAVLPPTVERLRVDVPEDKKLLSVFTDVFDCFFRFLAANLATEGVLEEDDFWRTVADTVRDYQASAPELADKFRQYDMFAPEFALSCLNRLQLRNNKQMVDLADPAGALQLVGSLKNPIAGR; this is translated from the coding sequence ATGAGCCTCACCGACGCCACGACCCACCTCTCCCCCGAACGCTGGGAGCAGGCCAACCGCCTCCTCATCCGCAAGGCCCTCGCCGAGTTCGCGCACGAACGGCTGATCACCCCCGAGCCGGTCGGCGAGAACGGCAGCGACCAGAACGCCGGCAACCAGTACGTCGTCCTCGGCGACGACGGCCTGACCCGCTACCGCTTCACCGCCGCCCGCCACGCCCTCGACCACTGGCAGGTCGACGCCGACTCCATCTCCCGGCACCGCGACGGGGCCGAACTCCCGCTCTCCGCCCTCGACTTCTTCATCGAGCTGAAGAAATCACTCGGCCTGAGCGACGAGGTCCTGCCTGTCTACCTGGAGGAGATCTCCTCCACCCTCTCCGGTACCTGCTACAAGCTCACCAAGCCGCAGATCCCCGTCGCCGAGCTCGCCAGAAGCGGCTTCCAGGAGATCGAGACCGGGATGACGGAGGGCCACCCCTGCTTCGTCGCCAACAACGGGCGGCTCGGCTTCGGTGTGCACGAGTACCTCTCGTACGCGCCCGAGACCGCGAGCCCGGTCCGGCTGGTGTGGCTGGCCGCACACCGCTCACGCGCCGCGTTCACGGCGGGCGTCGGTATCGAGTACGAGGCCTTCCTGCGCGCGGAGTTGGGCCAGGAGACGGTTGTCCGTTTCCGTACGAAACTGTCCGACCAGGGCCTCGACCCCACCGAGTACCTCTTCATCCCGGTGCACCCCTGGCAGTGGTGGAACAAGCTCACCGTCACCTTCGCCGCCGAGATCGCCCAGCAGCACCTGGTCTGCCTGGGCGAGGGGGACGACGAGTACCTCGCCCAGCAGTCCATCCGGACCTTCTTCAACCGGTCCAGCCCCGAGAAGCACTACGTCAAAACGGCTCTCTCGGTCCTCAACATGGGCTTCATGCGCGGGCTTTCGGCCGCCTACATGGAAGCGACCCCGGCCATCAACGACTGGCTCGCCCAACTCATCGACAACGACCCGGTGTTGAAGTCGACGGGCCTGTCGATCATCCGCGAGCGCGCGGCCGTCGGCTACCGCCACCTGGAGTACGAGGCCGCCACCGACCGCTACTCCCCGTACCGCAAGATGCTGGCCGCCCTCTGGCGCGAGAGCCCGGTGTCGTCCCTGAGCGACGGCGAGTCCCTCGCGACCATGGCCTCCCTGGTCCATGTCGACCACGAGGGCCGCTCCTTCGCCGCAGCACTCATCGAGCAGTCGGGCCTGACCCCCAAGGAGTGGCTGCGCGACTACCTCCGCGCCTACTTCACCCCGCTCCTGCACAGCTTCTACGCCTACGACCTGGTCTACATGCCGCACGGCGAGAACGTGATCCTCGTCCTGCGGGACGGCACGGTCCAGCGCGCGATCTACAAGGACATCGCCGAGGAGATCGCCGTCATGGACCCGGACGCGGTACTGCCGCCGACGGTCGAGCGACTGCGCGTGGACGTACCGGAGGACAAGAAACTCCTGTCCGTCTTCACGGACGTCTTCGACTGCTTCTTCCGCTTCCTGGCTGCGAACCTCGCCACCGAAGGCGTCCTGGAGGAGGACGACTTCTGGCGTACGGTCGCCGACACGGTCCGCGACTACCAGGCGTCCGCGCCCGAACTCGCCGACAAGTTCCGGCAGTACGACATGTTCGCGCCCGAGTTCGCCCTCTCCTGCCTCAACCGCCTCCAGCTCCGGAACAACAAGCAGATGGTGGACCTCGCGGACCCGGCCGGCGCCCTCCAGCTCGTCGGCAGCCTGAAGAACCCGATCGCGGGCCGGTAA
- the glmS gene encoding glutamine--fructose-6-phosphate transaminase (isomerizing), translated as MCGIVGYIGRRDVAPLLLEGLQRLEYRGYDSAGIVVTSPKAAGLKMVKAKGRVRDLEAKVPKRFAGTTGIAHTRWATHGAPSDHNAHPHMSGDNKVAVVHNGIIDNASELRKKLEADGVEFLSETDTEVLTHLIARSQADTLEEKVRQALRIVEGTYGIAVMHADFTDRIVVARNGSPVVLGIGEKEMFVASDVAALVTHTRQIVTLDDGEMATLKADDFRTYTTEGTRTTAEPTTVEWEAESYDMGGHDTYMHKEIHEQPEAVDRVLRGRIDDRFSTVHLGGLNLDAREARAVRRVKILGCGTSYHAGMIGAQMIEELARIPADAEPASEFRYRNAVVDPDTLYVAVSQSGETYDVLAAVQELKRKGARVLGIVNVVGSAIAREADGGMYVHAGPEVCVVSTKCFTNTTVAFALLALHLGRTRDLSVRDGKRIIEGLRRLPGQISEILEQEEEIKKLAEEYAEARSMLFIGRVRGYPVAREASLKLKEVSYIHAEAYPASELKHGPLALIEPALPTVAIVPNDDLLEKNRAALEEIKARSGRILAVAHQDQEKADQTIVVPKNEDELDPILMGIPLQLLAYHTALALGRDIDKPRNLAKSVTVE; from the coding sequence ATGTGCGGGATTGTCGGATACATCGGCAGGCGTGACGTGGCGCCGCTGCTCCTCGAGGGCCTCCAGCGCCTGGAGTACCGCGGCTACGACTCGGCGGGCATCGTCGTGACCTCGCCGAAGGCGGCCGGCCTCAAGATGGTCAAGGCCAAGGGCCGGGTCCGGGACCTGGAGGCCAAGGTCCCCAAGCGCTTCGCCGGCACCACCGGCATCGCCCACACCCGCTGGGCCACGCACGGCGCCCCCTCCGACCACAACGCGCACCCGCACATGTCGGGGGACAACAAGGTCGCCGTCGTCCACAACGGGATCATCGACAACGCCTCCGAGCTGCGCAAGAAGCTCGAAGCCGACGGCGTCGAGTTCCTGTCCGAGACGGACACCGAGGTCCTCACCCACCTCATCGCCCGCTCCCAGGCGGACACCCTGGAGGAGAAGGTCCGCCAGGCGCTCCGGATCGTCGAGGGCACGTACGGCATCGCCGTCATGCACGCCGACTTCACCGACCGGATCGTGGTCGCCCGCAACGGCTCGCCGGTCGTCCTCGGCATCGGCGAGAAGGAGATGTTCGTCGCCTCGGACGTCGCCGCGCTGGTCACGCACACGCGCCAGATAGTGACGCTGGACGACGGCGAAATGGCCACCCTGAAGGCCGACGACTTCCGGACATACACGACCGAGGGCACGCGGACGACGGCCGAGCCGACCACCGTGGAGTGGGAGGCCGAGTCGTACGACATGGGCGGCCACGACACGTACATGCACAAGGAGATCCACGAGCAGCCCGAGGCCGTCGACCGCGTCCTGCGCGGCCGGATCGACGACCGCTTCTCCACGGTCCACCTCGGCGGCCTCAACCTGGACGCCCGCGAGGCGCGTGCCGTGCGGCGCGTGAAGATCCTCGGCTGCGGCACCTCGTACCACGCGGGCATGATCGGCGCCCAGATGATCGAGGAGCTGGCCCGCATCCCGGCCGACGCCGAGCCGGCCTCCGAGTTCCGCTACCGCAACGCGGTCGTCGACCCGGACACCCTCTACGTCGCGGTCTCCCAGTCCGGTGAGACGTACGACGTGCTGGCCGCCGTCCAGGAGCTGAAGCGCAAGGGCGCGCGGGTCCTGGGCATCGTGAACGTCGTCGGTTCGGCGATCGCCCGCGAGGCGGACGGCGGCATGTACGTGCACGCGGGCCCCGAGGTCTGCGTCGTCTCGACGAAGTGCTTCACCAACACCACCGTCGCCTTCGCCCTCCTCGCGCTGCACCTGGGCCGCACCCGCGACCTGTCGGTCCGCGACGGCAAGCGGATCATCGAGGGCCTGCGCAGGCTGCCCGGGCAGATCTCCGAGATCCTGGAGCAGGAGGAGGAGATCAAGAAGCTGGCCGAGGAGTACGCCGAGGCCCGTTCGATGCTCTTCATCGGCCGCGTCCGGGGCTACCCGGTGGCCCGCGAGGCCTCCCTGAAGCTGAAGGAGGTCTCGTACATCCATGCCGAGGCCTACCCCGCCTCGGAGTTGAAGCACGGCCCGCTGGCCCTCATCGAGCCCGCCCTGCCCACGGTCGCGATCGTCCCGAACGACGACCTCCTGGAGAAGAACCGCGCCGCCCTGGAGGAGATCAAGGCCCGCAGCGGCCGCATCCTCGCGGTGGCCCACCAGGACCAGGAGAAGGCCGACCAGACGATCGTCGTCCCGAAGAACGAGGACGAACTCGACCCGATCCTGATGGGCATCCCCCTCCAACTCCTCGCCTACCACACGGCGTTGGCGCTGGGCCGGGACATCGACAAGCCGCGGAACCTCGCCAAGTCGGTCACTGTGGAATAA
- a CDS encoding DUF4429 domain-containing protein, producing MAEIIQKDGTWVFDGDALRLTPGRDKNVSLLRKELGELTVPLHALAGVSFEQGRKSGRLRLRLRDGADPLLQATGGKLAEPNDPYQLNVESDRYGVAEYFVDEVRNGLLLDEVPSGAVDRYLLPGPAVPLSVSAGDGTVTFDGEHIRLEWNWKTEDAKAAAGPRSLAVADIAAVEWHPAVGLENGYLRFGVRHAPTKAPPKYDPNSVELWGFKKDPLMALVAAAVQARLPHPAAPVADVPPQRPKEIAAPAADSTPAEHDHDAQLRRLRELGELHQTGVLTDDEFALAKQAVLKRM from the coding sequence ATGGCGGAAATCATCCAGAAGGACGGCACGTGGGTCTTCGACGGTGACGCCCTCCGGCTCACCCCGGGGCGTGACAAGAACGTCAGCCTGCTCCGCAAGGAACTGGGCGAACTCACCGTCCCCCTCCACGCGTTGGCCGGTGTCTCCTTCGAGCAGGGCAGAAAGTCGGGGCGCCTGAGGCTGCGGCTGCGCGACGGCGCCGACCCGCTGCTCCAGGCGACCGGCGGCAAGCTGGCGGAGCCCAACGACCCGTACCAGCTGAACGTCGAGTCCGACCGCTACGGCGTCGCCGAGTACTTCGTGGACGAGGTCCGCAACGGGCTGCTGCTCGACGAGGTGCCGTCCGGTGCCGTCGACCGGTATCTGCTGCCCGGGCCCGCCGTACCGCTGTCCGTGTCGGCCGGGGACGGCACCGTGACCTTCGACGGTGAGCACATCCGGCTGGAGTGGAACTGGAAGACGGAGGACGCGAAGGCCGCCGCCGGCCCCCGTTCCCTCGCCGTCGCCGACATCGCGGCCGTGGAGTGGCATCCGGCGGTGGGCCTGGAGAACGGCTACCTGCGCTTCGGTGTGCGGCACGCGCCGACCAAGGCGCCGCCGAAGTACGACCCCAACTCCGTCGAGCTGTGGGGATTCAAGAAGGACCCTCTGATGGCGCTGGTCGCGGCGGCCGTCCAGGCCCGCCTGCCGCATCCGGCGGCGCCCGTGGCGGACGTACCGCCGCAGAGGCCGAAGGAGATCGCCGCACCGGCCGCCGACAGCACACCCGCCGAACACGACCACGACGCCCAGCTCCGCCGGCTCCGCGAACTCGGTGAGCTGCACCAGACCGGCGTACTCACGGACGACGAGTTCGCACTCGCCAAACAGGCGGTCCTCAAGCGCATGTAG
- a CDS encoding universal stress protein: MAGHEFLEPADRKRPVADHTAAEPLAAEESRQSCDPAFKHGVVVGFDGSTSSERALAYAIGMAHRSGSGLIIVHVANRLPTTVWAGCEPPVFVDVPDHRTEVLGLELACADYLAEVPWILVERGGDICHELEEVGREYEADAIVVGSTHGIVGRIFGSVAGRLAKRAQRPVVVIP; this comes from the coding sequence ATGGCCGGTCACGAATTCCTGGAACCCGCGGACCGCAAGCGCCCCGTCGCCGATCACACGGCGGCCGAGCCCTTGGCGGCGGAAGAATCACGTCAGTCCTGCGACCCCGCGTTCAAGCACGGTGTCGTCGTCGGTTTCGACGGCTCGACGTCGAGTGAGCGCGCCCTCGCGTACGCCATCGGCATGGCCCACCGCTCCGGTTCGGGCCTGATCATCGTGCATGTCGCCAACCGGCTGCCCACCACGGTGTGGGCCGGCTGCGAGCCACCTGTCTTCGTCGACGTGCCGGACCACAGAACTGAGGTCCTCGGGCTCGAACTCGCGTGCGCGGACTATCTGGCCGAGGTGCCCTGGATCCTTGTCGAGCGCGGCGGCGACATCTGCCACGAACTCGAAGAGGTGGGGCGGGAGTACGAGGCGGACGCGATCGTCGTCGGCTCGACCCACGGCATCGTCGGGCGCATCTTCGGGTCGGTGGCCGGGCGGCTCGCGAAGCGTGCTCAGCGGCCGGTCGTGGTCATTCCGTAA
- a CDS encoding helix-turn-helix domain-containing protein, with translation MSHDSTAAPEAAARKLSGRRRKEIVAVLLFSGGPIFESSIPLSVFGIDRQDAGVPRYRLLVCAGEDGPLRTTGGLELTAPNGLEAIARAGTVVVPAWRSITAPPPEEALDALRRAHEEGARIVGLCTGAFVLAAAGLLDGRPATTHWMYAPTLAKRYPSVHVDPRELFVDDGDVLTSAGTAAGIDLCLHIVRTDHGNEAAGALARRLVVPPRRSGGQERYLDRSLPEEIGADPLAEVVAWALEHLHEQFDVETLAARAYMSRRTFDRRFRSLTGSAPLQWLITQRVLQAQRLLETSDYSVDEVAGRCGFRSPVALRGHFRRQLGSSPAAYRAAYRARRPQSERLSEPDGAVSGAQGGPGMGTPTTAGQGHGHGPGHGQGGHDRALHPESPVPIQARRTASTVGLSAEHARDPYVGNRASLPSQRSGT, from the coding sequence ATGAGCCACGACTCCACTGCCGCGCCGGAAGCCGCGGCCCGGAAACTTTCCGGGCGACGCCGCAAGGAGATCGTCGCGGTGCTGCTGTTCAGCGGCGGCCCCATCTTCGAGAGTTCCATACCACTTTCGGTGTTCGGGATTGACCGCCAGGACGCCGGAGTGCCGCGCTACCGACTATTGGTATGCGCCGGAGAAGATGGCCCGCTGCGGACCACCGGCGGGCTGGAACTGACAGCACCGAACGGCCTGGAAGCGATCGCGCGGGCAGGCACGGTCGTCGTGCCGGCCTGGCGTTCGATCACCGCGCCGCCACCGGAGGAGGCGCTCGACGCACTGCGCCGGGCCCACGAGGAGGGCGCGCGGATCGTAGGTCTGTGCACAGGCGCGTTCGTCCTCGCGGCGGCGGGCCTGCTGGACGGCCGCCCGGCGACCACGCACTGGATGTACGCACCGACGCTGGCCAAGCGCTATCCGTCCGTGCACGTCGATCCACGCGAACTCTTCGTGGACGACGGCGACGTACTGACGAGCGCCGGCACAGCAGCAGGCATCGACCTTTGCCTGCACATCGTGCGGACGGACCACGGCAACGAGGCGGCCGGTGCGCTGGCCCGCCGACTGGTGGTCCCGCCGCGCCGATCGGGCGGCCAGGAGCGCTACCTCGATCGGTCTTTACCAGAGGAGATCGGCGCCGACCCGCTCGCCGAGGTCGTCGCCTGGGCGCTGGAGCACCTCCACGAGCAGTTCGACGTGGAGACACTGGCGGCACGCGCGTACATGTCCCGTCGTACGTTCGACCGCCGCTTCCGCTCACTCACGGGAAGCGCGCCGCTGCAGTGGCTGATCACGCAACGCGTCCTCCAGGCCCAGCGTCTCCTGGAGACGTCGGACTACTCGGTGGACGAGGTCGCGGGCCGCTGCGGCTTCCGTTCCCCGGTGGCGCTGCGCGGCCACTTCCGCCGCCAGCTGGGCTCGTCCCCGGCCGCGTACCGCGCGGCGTACCGGGCACGCAGGCCGCAGAGTGAGCGCTTGTCCGAGCCGGACGGAGCGGTGAGCGGGGCGCAGGGAGGCCCCGGCATGGGTACGCCGACCACGGCGGGCCAGGGACACGGGCACGGCCCGGGTCACGGCCAGGGCGGCCACGACCGCGCCCTGCACCCGGAGAGCCCGGTCCCGATCCAGGCCCGCCGGACTGCGAGCACGGTCGGCCTGTCGGCGGAGCACGCACGGGATCCGTACGTCGGAAACCGCGCGAGCCTGCCGAGTCAGCGAAGCGGCACGTAA
- a CDS encoding GNAT family N-acetyltransferase, with product MTSTTTLSFTFRPLDPLQDAELLHSWLTHPKGAYWMMQDARLEDVERAYMEVAADEHQRALLGLHDGVPAFLMEQYDPVHRELVGLYEPEPGDVGMHFLVPATGTPVSGFTRAVITAVLAHLFEDPHTARVVVEPDVDNKAVHALNEAVGFVPEREIQKPEKRALLSFCTREQFERAVSI from the coding sequence ATGACCTCCACGACCACGCTCTCCTTCACCTTCCGTCCGCTCGACCCCCTGCAGGACGCCGAGCTGCTGCACAGCTGGCTCACGCATCCCAAGGGGGCCTACTGGATGATGCAGGACGCCCGGCTCGAAGACGTCGAGCGTGCCTACATGGAGGTCGCCGCCGACGAGCACCAGCGCGCCCTCCTCGGTCTCCACGACGGTGTACCCGCCTTCCTCATGGAGCAGTACGACCCGGTCCACCGCGAACTGGTCGGCCTGTACGAGCCCGAGCCCGGCGACGTCGGCATGCACTTCCTGGTGCCGGCGACCGGCACACCCGTGTCCGGGTTCACCAGAGCCGTCATCACGGCCGTGCTGGCCCACCTCTTCGAGGACCCGCACACCGCCCGCGTCGTCGTCGAGCCGGACGTCGACAACAAGGCCGTGCACGCCCTGAACGAAGCCGTCGGGTTCGTGCCCGAGCGAGAGATACAGAAGCCGGAGAAAAGGGCGTTGCTGAGTTTCTGCACCCGCGAGCAGTTCGAGAGGGCGGTGTCCATATGA
- a CDS encoding acetate uptake transporter: MDNDVSAGSTTTILGQLALGLTLLAFGLGHTEVIDGVTAADAVSLATYVGGLALFIAGLLAFRDRDTFTGTAFAALGAFWFTWGVGADAQVSDNAAGLFLLLFALVALSLTLGAAASAPLTRGAYGLLFVAMLLLAIARFGSSDGLAKVGGWFAAAGGLVAWYAATAALAHWPTVLPRRAAGRGVTATG; this comes from the coding sequence GTGGACAATGACGTCTCCGCGGGAAGCACCACCACGATCCTCGGCCAACTCGCGCTCGGACTCACCCTGTTGGCCTTCGGCCTCGGGCACACCGAAGTGATCGACGGCGTGACGGCCGCGGACGCGGTCTCACTCGCCACCTACGTCGGCGGCCTCGCCCTCTTCATCGCCGGGCTGCTCGCCTTCCGCGACCGTGACACGTTCACCGGTACGGCGTTCGCCGCGCTCGGGGCGTTCTGGTTCACCTGGGGTGTCGGCGCCGACGCCCAGGTCTCCGACAATGCGGCGGGGTTGTTCCTGCTGCTGTTCGCGCTCGTCGCGCTCAGTCTGACGCTGGGTGCGGCCGCGTCGGCTCCGCTCACGCGGGGCGCGTACGGGCTGCTGTTCGTGGCGATGTTGCTGCTCGCCATCGCGCGGTTCGGCTCAAGTGACGGTTTGGCCAAGGTCGGTGGGTGGTTCGCTGCGGCAGGTGGGCTCGTGGCCTGGTACGCGGCGACCGCGGCGCTGGCTCACTGGCCGACGGTTCTTCCGCGACGTGCTGCCGGCCGGGGCGTGACGGCCACCGGTTAG
- a CDS encoding lysine N(6)-hydroxylase/L-ornithine N(5)-oxygenase family protein — translation MTNTDTNTNRAYDFIGIGLGPFNLGLACLSEPIDELNGVFLESKPDFEWHSGMFLDGAHLQTPFMSDLVTLADPTSPYSFLNYLKESGRLYSFYIRENFYPLRVEYDDYCRWAANKLRSVRFNTTVTDVTYAYEDDLYVVRTAAGDSYRARKLVLGTGTPPYIPDACAELAGDFIHNSQYIRHKRELQAKESITLVGSGQSAAEIYYDLLSEIDVHGYRLNWVTRSPRFFPLEYTKLTLEMTSPEYIDYFRALPERTRYRLTQEQKGLFKGIDGELINEIFDLLYRKNLGGPVPTRLLTNSALNTVTYESGSGSGSRSGTYTLGLRQEEQEKEYTLDTQGLILATGYKYAEPEFLKPVRHRLRYDTQGNFDIARNYAIDTTGRGVFLQNSGVHTHSVTSPDLGMGAYRNSFIIGELLGSEYYPVEKSIAFQEFAV, via the coding sequence ATGACGAACACGGACACGAACACGAACAGGGCCTACGACTTCATCGGGATCGGTCTCGGCCCCTTCAACCTCGGCCTGGCCTGCCTCAGCGAGCCGATCGACGAACTCAACGGCGTCTTCCTCGAATCGAAGCCCGACTTCGAATGGCACTCCGGGATGTTCCTCGACGGCGCCCATCTCCAGACACCGTTCATGTCGGACCTCGTCACCCTCGCCGACCCCACCTCCCCATACTCCTTCCTCAACTACCTGAAGGAATCGGGCCGGTTGTACTCGTTCTACATCCGCGAGAACTTCTACCCGCTGCGCGTCGAGTACGACGACTACTGCCGCTGGGCCGCGAACAAACTGCGCAGCGTCCGCTTCAACACCACGGTCACCGACGTGACTTACGCGTACGAGGACGACCTGTACGTCGTCCGCACGGCCGCCGGTGACAGCTATCGGGCGCGCAAGCTCGTCCTCGGCACAGGCACTCCCCCGTATATCCCGGACGCGTGCGCGGAGCTGGCCGGCGACTTCATCCACAACTCCCAATACATACGACACAAGCGGGAGTTGCAGGCCAAGGAGTCGATCACGCTCGTCGGCAGTGGCCAGTCCGCCGCCGAGATCTACTACGACCTCCTCAGTGAGATCGACGTACACGGCTACCGGCTCAACTGGGTGACACGCTCGCCCCGCTTCTTCCCCCTCGAATACACGAAACTCACGCTGGAGATGACCTCCCCGGAGTACATCGACTACTTCCGCGCGCTGCCCGAGCGGACCCGTTACCGCCTCACGCAGGAGCAGAAGGGCCTGTTCAAGGGGATCGACGGCGAACTCATCAACGAGATCTTCGATCTGCTCTACCGGAAGAACCTCGGCGGCCCGGTCCCCACCCGGCTGCTCACCAACTCCGCGCTGAACACGGTGACTTACGAAAGCGGAAGCGGAAGCGGGAGCAGGAGCGGAACGTACACGCTCGGCCTGCGCCAGGAGGAGCAGGAGAAGGAGTACACGCTGGACACCCAGGGCCTGATCCTCGCCACCGGCTACAAGTACGCCGAGCCGGAGTTCCTGAAGCCCGTCCGCCACCGGCTGCGCTACGACACCCAGGGCAACTTCGACATCGCCCGCAACTACGCGATCGACACGACCGGACGCGGCGTCTTCCTCCAGAACTCCGGCGTCCACACCCACTCGGTCACCTCGCCCGACCTGGGCATGGGCGCGTACCGCAACAGCTTCATCATCGGCGAGCTGCTCGGCAGCGAGTACTACCCGGTCGAGAAGTCCATCGCCTTCCAGGAGTTCGCCGTATGA
- a CDS encoding purple acid phosphatase family protein gives MGVPEQLAERMSMAEQHEYLRAKFSRRTMIRSGAVTVGAVAGGAFVPGAVAQAATRTSVPTQTYPQAEKVDGALVAPFGRHLAWGNDPRTEITVSWQVPVAVKKPFIRIGAHPWDLSRRIEAEVRTLYTPAGVGASGDHTQYYLHAKLSHLRPGRTYYYGVGHAGFDPAEAHLLGTLGTFTTAPDHKKPFTFTAFGDEGVGYHGLANNSLLLGQNPAFHLHAGDIAYADPAGQGKTADTGFDSRVWDQFLAQTESVAKSVPWMPAYGNHDMEAWYSPNGYGGEDARWNLPDNGPDKKNLPGVYSFVYGNTAVISLDANDISFEIPANLGISGGTQTKWLEAQLKKFRAAKDVDFVVVFFHHCAYCTSTAHASEGGVRQEWVPLFEKYTVDLVINGHNHQYERTDVIKAGAVTKKLPIGGTSYPETEGVVYVTAGAAGRSLYAFTAPLSYEGHENEVDSVASFINTKDGKVNETVTWSRVRYLDYSFLRVDVTPAAKGRLATLTVRGIAETGEEVDRFTVARRVR, from the coding sequence ATGGGCGTACCGGAGCAGCTCGCCGAGCGCATGAGCATGGCTGAGCAGCACGAGTACCTTCGCGCCAAGTTCTCGCGGCGCACGATGATCAGAAGCGGTGCCGTCACTGTCGGCGCCGTCGCGGGCGGTGCGTTCGTGCCGGGCGCCGTCGCCCAGGCCGCCACGCGGACTTCCGTACCGACGCAGACGTACCCGCAGGCCGAGAAGGTCGACGGCGCGCTCGTCGCCCCCTTCGGCCGCCACCTCGCCTGGGGCAACGACCCCCGCACGGAGATCACCGTCTCCTGGCAGGTCCCGGTCGCGGTGAAGAAGCCCTTCATCCGGATCGGCGCACACCCCTGGGACCTCTCCCGCAGGATCGAGGCCGAGGTCCGGACCCTCTACACGCCGGCCGGTGTCGGCGCCAGCGGCGACCACACCCAGTACTACCTGCACGCCAAGCTCAGCCACCTGCGTCCCGGCAGGACGTACTACTACGGTGTCGGCCACGCCGGCTTCGACCCGGCCGAGGCGCATCTGCTGGGCACGCTCGGCACCTTCACCACCGCCCCGGACCACAAGAAGCCGTTCACCTTCACGGCCTTCGGTGACGAGGGCGTCGGCTATCACGGCCTCGCCAACAACAGCCTGCTGCTCGGCCAGAACCCGGCTTTCCATCTGCACGCCGGCGACATCGCGTACGCCGACCCGGCCGGACAGGGCAAGACCGCCGACACCGGCTTCGACTCCCGCGTGTGGGACCAGTTCCTCGCGCAGACCGAGTCCGTCGCCAAGTCCGTCCCGTGGATGCCGGCCTACGGCAACCACGACATGGAGGCCTGGTACTCGCCCAACGGCTACGGCGGCGAGGACGCCCGCTGGAACCTTCCCGACAACGGCCCGGACAAGAAGAACCTCCCGGGCGTGTACTCCTTCGTCTACGGCAACACGGCGGTCATCTCGCTCGACGCCAACGACATCTCCTTCGAGATCCCGGCCAACCTGGGGATCTCCGGCGGTACGCAGACCAAGTGGCTGGAGGCGCAGCTCAAGAAGTTCCGCGCCGCCAAGGACGTCGACTTCGTCGTCGTCTTCTTCCACCACTGCGCCTACTGCACCTCCACCGCGCACGCCTCGGAGGGGGGCGTGCGCCAGGAGTGGGTGCCGCTGTTCGAGAAGTACACGGTCGACCTGGTCATCAACGGCCACAACCACCAGTACGAGCGGACGGATGTCATCAAGGCCGGCGCGGTCACCAAGAAGCTGCCGATCGGCGGCACCTCGTACCCCGAGACCGAGGGTGTCGTGTACGTGACGGCGGGCGCGGCCGGTCGCAGCCTCTACGCGTTCACCGCCCCGCTGTCCTACGAGGGCCACGAGAACGAGGTCGACTCGGTCGCCTCCTTCATCAACACCAAGGACGGCAAGGTCAACGAGACGGTCACCTGGTCGCGCGTGCGCTACCTCGACTACTCCTTCCTCCGCGTCGACGTCACCCCCGCCGCCAAGGGCCGCCTCGCCACGCTGACGGTGCGCGGTATCGCGGAGACGGGCGAGGAGGTCGACCGCTTCACGGTCGCGCGCCGCGTACGCTGA